Within the Bacteroidota bacterium genome, the region TCACCTTTCCATCCGACATTTTAGTTACGTATTGATAAAGGCCATCAAATGCATCTTCCAATTTAATGACTCTCTGGATTTTTGTTTCGACTTCTTTGTTGATGATCAAATCCTGTAAGAAATTGGAAACTTCATTGAAATGCTCGGGTTTAGTTTCTCTCATCCAGTCACCCAGATTGAAACCTTCAAAACTCTTTTTATGAAATATGGTACCTAGAATATCAAAATTGGAGGCATTTTGGCCGCTTAAACCACCGTAAAGCAGGACTTTAGAATTTGATGGCATATTGTTTAGCAATTGGCCGCTATGTTCTCCTCCAACAGCATCAAAAGCAATAGTCGCTTTTAGTTTGTGAGCTAATTTGTTGAATTCATTTTCAAATTCTTTATCTCTTAAATTGAGAACAAATTCAGCTCCTTGCGATTTTAATAAGTCAACATGAGCTGGTCTTCTGACAATGTTAATTAAAGGAATTCTTTCTTTTTCTGCCAATTTGTGAACAAATGCACCTACTACTCCAGCTGCAGCATTTTGAATGATAGCTTTATCACCTCTTTTTTGTGCTCTTTCAAATAATCCATAAGCTGTAAAAGGGTTGACAAAAAAACAAGCTGCTTGTTCAGCTGGCATTTCATCTTTTAATAGAATACAATTATTAGCTTTAGTCAGAAAGTATTCAGACCATGTTCCATTTTCATTTTGCTGACTAAACGTACTGACCCGCTTACCCAGCAAGTGCTTGGCTTCAGGATTATCACCTGTTTCAACAACAATTCCTGTTCCTTCAAAACCTGCAACTTTTGGGAGTGATTTCTTAATGTTATACATGCCCCGCATAAATGCAATGTCAGAAGGATTACAAGGACTCCCATCTATTTTTACCAGAATCTGGTTGCCTGTTGGTTTAGGCGTTTCAATTTCCTCTACCTTCAAACCTTTTAGCATAGCCGATAGGTTGGACTGGTATTCAGTTAAGATTAGGGCTTTCATGTGCTCGTTACTCGTTACTCGTCTGTTTCGTGCAAAGGATCATAGATAATAATGAAAATTTGAGAGGTATTTCTATCTAATCTGAAATCCTCAATCCTCAATCCTTATTTGTTTAAATTCCTTCCAATGCCAAAATTTGCTCCTTGATGTTTTCTGAAGGACGGGCTGCATTTGCATCAATAATTTTACCTTCACGATCAAGAAGTATAAAACGAGGGATTGATCGAATCAGGAAAAAATTAGTGATTTCTGTATTCCAGCTACCTGCATAAAGTTGTAGCCAGTCAGGTTTATCAGCATTAATCATTTCTTCCCAATCTGCCTTGTTTTCATCAATGGAGATTGAAATTATCTCAATATTATTTCCTTTTAATTCATTAACGAGTGTATCTAAATAGGGAATTTCAACTTTACAAGGACCACACCAGGTTGCCCATACATCAATGTAAAGGTATTTGCCCTTAAAATTATTTAATGCGTATTCTTTCCCATTTATATCGGGATAACTAAATTCATCAGCTTGATTACCAGCTTCAATAGATTTCCATTTATTATAGCTTTTTTTTACATATTTTTTATATTTTTCAACAGTTGTTTCAATCATAAAATTCTGATATATTTCATCAATTTCATCAATTCCATAATAATCTAATTGTTCCTTCAATACACGAAACAATGCATATGATTTAATTTGATGATGTGGATACAAGGAGAGTGCAGCTTCATAATTTGCCCAAATTTTTCCTGCAGGTCGTTCACTTATTTCTGGATTTTCCTTGAGAATATTCTCTGCAACTCGTGAAAAATTCATCTGAATAAAGCTGCGATAATTTTGTAGTTCCAGAAATTCGGGATTGTTTGTTTCCAATGTATCCAAGAAATTGTAATAGGTTGAACTCACAATAAAGCTATCGTTTTCTCTAAAATAGCGATGTGCTTGCTGATAATAAAGTCTGGTTAATGCCCAATCGTATAAAGCCACATAAAGTTCTTTCTTTTTAAATTCTGGACTCAAATTCTCCTGTTCAGTAATATAGCCCTGCCATGATTTTAAAACATCGTTTGCCTTTTGAATGAACATTTCTTCATCCAGACCATAGAGCATTGGGTTCTGGGGTTTTAATTCTGCCAGAAATAACTTCTCTTCCATTAAATACAGATTAATATCTTTTCCGTTTCCACTTATATCTAGTTTTCCAGCTAATTTTTCTGCTTCAACTTCAAATTTCAGCTTATATCCTGGTGCTAAATAAATGATGTTTCTTTCACGACCATGACGTAACATGTAAAATCCCTCTTCATCAATATCAATTTTAAACTGGAACTTTCCTTTTTTATTCAGGATAGCTGTATCTGCTTTTGATAATTCGTCTGAAAGGTTTGTCAGACTGACTACTTCGTTTACCTGATTGTCAATTATTCCATTGACAATTGCTGTTTTAGACATATCCGTACAAGACATAAGCACAAATGCGAAGCCTGATATTAGCAATAAAATACTTTTTTTCATCTTTTTAACTATTTGAAATTTGATTATAGGAAATTCTACTTGTATATATTTTTGAATGATATTCTATTTCTGAAAAACCACCTATTTCAGCACAATCTTTTAATTCTTCTTGAAATACCCTGGTTATCTGAATATTGATAAGTCCAGCATTTAATTCGGTTAGTTCGGATGGCTCGATATAAATGGTACTACTTCCTTTTAAGTCAGTTTTGAAGGTAAAATCAAGGCCTTTTGAGTCTTTTATTTTAACATGAAATTCTTCACTTGCATTTAATGGCCTACCGGATATTGTTAAGCGTAATCCATTGGTTCTGTAGAAACTATCAGGGAGCGATTGAAGAGCAATGGGAATAATAGGATAGGCGTTTTTATAACGAATGTTTTCAGTATTTGTGAACGAGAATTCAATTTCTTCAGTGTTAAACTTGATCGACTTATTACCATATACATAGCCTCTCAATAGTTTTTTCGTTCCATTTAATTCTTTATCATTCACTGTAATCGTACTTGGTTGCGACAAAACCAATGAAGTTCCTTTCGAACCACCAAAACGATACACAGCTTCTACATAAGTGCTTTCATTTTCTGCATCCCATGAAGCATAGTACTTTTGATAAATCTGTGACTGACTAACATCTTTTGAATCAGCAACTTCGCTTGATGTACAGGCTACTAATCCAATCAAAATTGAAATGGATACTATATTAATTATTCTGATTTTCATGATCATAGTAATTTTCGACTTGTTTGATA harbors:
- a CDS encoding zinc-binding dehydrogenase; the protein is MKALILTEYQSNLSAMLKGLKVEEIETPKPTGNQILVKIDGSPCNPSDIAFMRGMYNIKKSLPKVAGFEGTGIVVETGDNPEAKHLLGKRVSTFSQQNENGTWSEYFLTKANNCILLKDEMPAEQAACFFVNPFTAYGLFERAQKRGDKAIIQNAAAGVVGAFVHKLAEKERIPLINIVRRPAHVDLLKSQGAEFVLNLRDKEFENEFNKLAHKLKATIAFDAVGGEHSGQLLNNMPSNSKVLLYGGLSGQNASNFDILGTIFHKKSFEGFNLGDWMRETKPEHFNEVSNFLQDLIINKEVETKIQRVIKLEDAFDGLYQYVTKMSDGKVIFNPTII
- a CDS encoding redoxin domain-containing protein, with product MKKSILLLISGFAFVLMSCTDMSKTAIVNGIIDNQVNEVVSLTNLSDELSKADTAILNKKGKFQFKIDIDEEGFYMLRHGRERNIIYLAPGYKLKFEVEAEKLAGKLDISGNGKDINLYLMEEKLFLAELKPQNPMLYGLDEEMFIQKANDVLKSWQGYITEQENLSPEFKKKELYVALYDWALTRLYYQQAHRYFRENDSFIVSSTYYNFLDTLETNNPEFLELQNYRSFIQMNFSRVAENILKENPEISERPAGKIWANYEAALSLYPHHQIKSYALFRVLKEQLDYYGIDEIDEIYQNFMIETTVEKYKKYVKKSYNKWKSIEAGNQADEFSYPDINGKEYALNNFKGKYLYIDVWATWCGPCKVEIPYLDTLVNELKGNNIEIISISIDENKADWEEMINADKPDWLQLYAGSWNTEITNFFLIRSIPRFILLDREGKIIDANAARPSENIKEQILALEGI